The proteins below come from a single Trachemys scripta elegans isolate TJP31775 chromosome 16, CAS_Tse_1.0, whole genome shotgun sequence genomic window:
- the NACC1 gene encoding nucleus accumbens-associated protein 1 isoform X2: protein MAQTLQMEIPNFGNSILECLNEQRLQGLYCDVSVVVKGHAFKAHRAVLAASSSYFRDLFNNSKSAVVELPAAVQPQSFQQILSFCYTGRLSMNVGDQFLLMYTAGFLQIQEIMEKGTEFFLKVSSPSCDSQGLHAEETPSSEPQSPVAQTSTWPSCNTPLPLVSRVKTEQQESDSVQCTFVVKRLWDNGQKEGGGGGGGGGGNNGSRKMAKFSTQDLGGNRQQQQQQGAQAGGGGGSGVVSGPSTSDQTSPGTSSAYTSDSPSSYHNEEDEEEDAAEEGSDEQYRQICNMYTMYSMMNVGQAAAAAEKVEALPDQVASESRNRIRVRQDLASLPAELINQIGNRCHPKLYDEGDPAEKLELVTGTNVYITRAQLMNCHVSAGTRHKVLLRRLLASFFDRNTLANSCGTGIRSSTNDPSRKPLDSRVLHAVKFYCQNFAPNFKESEMNAIAADMCTNARRVVRKSWIPKLKLLMAEGDTYTTFINDTGKMEPDIMGVEHNFETGSHDGDAGTSAESLQ, encoded by the exons ATGGCGCAGACGCTGCAGATGGAGATCCCCAACTTCGGCAACAGCATCCTGGAGTGCCTGAACGAGCAGCGCCTGCAGGGGTTGTACTGCGACGTCTCGGTGGTGGTGAAAGGCCACGCCTTCAAGGCTCACCGGGCCGTCCTGGCGGCCAGCAGCTCCTACTTCCGGGACCTTTTCAACAACAGCAAGAGCGCGGTGGTGGAGCTGCCGGCGGCCGTGCAGCCCCAGTCCTTCCAGCAGATTCTCAGCTTCTGCTACACGGGCCGGCTGAGCATGAACGTGGGAGACCAGTTCCTGCTGATGTACACGGCCGGCTTCCTCCAGATCCAGGAGATCATGGAGAAAGGGACTGAGTTCTTCCTGAAGGTCAGCTCCCCCAGCTGCGACTCCCAGGGCCTGCATGCCGAGGAGACCCCTTCCTCCGAGCCCCAGAGCCCCGTGGCCCAGACCTCCACCTGGCCCTCCTGTAACACCCCCTTGCCCCTGGTGTCCCGCGTCAAGACAGAGCAGCAGGAGTCGGACTCCGTCCAGTGCACTTTCGTGGTCAAGCGGCTCTGGGACAACGGCCAGAAGGAGGGAGGAGGCggcggaggtgggggaggaggcaacAACGGGAGCCGCAAAATGGCCAAGTTCTCCACGCAGGACCTAGGAGGCaaccggcagcagcagcagcagcagggggcgcAAGCAGGAGGAGGCGGCGGGTCCGGCGTGGTTAGCGGGCCCAGCACGTCCGACCAGACCAGCCCCGGCACGTCCAGCGCCTACACGAGCGACAGCCCAAGCTCCTATCACAACgaggaggatgaagaggaggacGCGGCCGAGGAAGGCTCCGATGAGCAGTACCGGCAGATCTGCAACATGTACACGATGTACAGCATGATGAATGTAGGGCAGGCAG cagcagccgcagaGAAGGTGGAAGCCCTGCCCGACCAGGTGGCCTCTGAGTCTCGCAACCGGATCCGGGTGCGGCAAGATCTGGCGTCGCTACCGGCCGAGCTCATCAACCAGATCGGGAACCGGTGTCACCCCAAGCTGTACGACGAGGGCGACCCTGCTGAGAAGCTGGAGCTCGTGACAG GCACGAACGTGTACATCACCCGGGCGCAGCTGATGAACTGCCATGTCAGCGCGGGGACGCGGCACAAAGTGCTTCTGAGACGGCTTCTGGCCTCCTTTTTCGATCG GAACACTCTGGCAAACAGCTGTGGCACCGGCATCCGCTCGTCCACCAACGACCCCAGCCGGAAGCCGCTAGACAGCAGGGTCCTGCATGCCGTGAAGT TCTACTGCCAGAACTTCGCCCCCAACTTCAAAGAGAGCGAGATGAACGCCATCGCCGCCGACATGTGCACGAATGCCCGGCGCGTGGTCCGTAAGAGCTGGATCCCCAAACTGAAGCTGCTGATGGCAGAAGGGGACACCTACACCACGTTCATCAACGACACTGGGAAGATGGAGCCGGACATCATGGGAGTGGAGCACAACTTTGAGACAGGCAGTCACGACGGGGATGCAGGGACCTCGGCCGAGAGCCTCCAGTAA
- the NACC1 gene encoding nucleus accumbens-associated protein 1 isoform X1 has product MAQTLQMEIPNFGNSILECLNEQRLQGLYCDVSVVVKGHAFKAHRAVLAASSSYFRDLFNNSKSAVVELPAAVQPQSFQQILSFCYTGRLSMNVGDQFLLMYTAGFLQIQEIMEKGTEFFLKVSSPSCDSQGLHAEETPSSEPQSPVAQTSTWPSCNTPLPLVSRVKTEQQESDSVQCTFVVKRLWDNGQKEGGGGGGGGGGNNGSRKMAKFSTQDLGGNRQQQQQQGAQAGGGGGSGVVSGPSTSDQTSPGTSSAYTSDSPSSYHNEEDEEEDAAEEGSDEQYRQICNMYTMYSMMNVGQAAAAAAEKVEALPDQVASESRNRIRVRQDLASLPAELINQIGNRCHPKLYDEGDPAEKLELVTGTNVYITRAQLMNCHVSAGTRHKVLLRRLLASFFDRNTLANSCGTGIRSSTNDPSRKPLDSRVLHAVKFYCQNFAPNFKESEMNAIAADMCTNARRVVRKSWIPKLKLLMAEGDTYTTFINDTGKMEPDIMGVEHNFETGSHDGDAGTSAESLQ; this is encoded by the exons ATGGCGCAGACGCTGCAGATGGAGATCCCCAACTTCGGCAACAGCATCCTGGAGTGCCTGAACGAGCAGCGCCTGCAGGGGTTGTACTGCGACGTCTCGGTGGTGGTGAAAGGCCACGCCTTCAAGGCTCACCGGGCCGTCCTGGCGGCCAGCAGCTCCTACTTCCGGGACCTTTTCAACAACAGCAAGAGCGCGGTGGTGGAGCTGCCGGCGGCCGTGCAGCCCCAGTCCTTCCAGCAGATTCTCAGCTTCTGCTACACGGGCCGGCTGAGCATGAACGTGGGAGACCAGTTCCTGCTGATGTACACGGCCGGCTTCCTCCAGATCCAGGAGATCATGGAGAAAGGGACTGAGTTCTTCCTGAAGGTCAGCTCCCCCAGCTGCGACTCCCAGGGCCTGCATGCCGAGGAGACCCCTTCCTCCGAGCCCCAGAGCCCCGTGGCCCAGACCTCCACCTGGCCCTCCTGTAACACCCCCTTGCCCCTGGTGTCCCGCGTCAAGACAGAGCAGCAGGAGTCGGACTCCGTCCAGTGCACTTTCGTGGTCAAGCGGCTCTGGGACAACGGCCAGAAGGAGGGAGGAGGCggcggaggtgggggaggaggcaacAACGGGAGCCGCAAAATGGCCAAGTTCTCCACGCAGGACCTAGGAGGCaaccggcagcagcagcagcagcagggggcgcAAGCAGGAGGAGGCGGCGGGTCCGGCGTGGTTAGCGGGCCCAGCACGTCCGACCAGACCAGCCCCGGCACGTCCAGCGCCTACACGAGCGACAGCCCAAGCTCCTATCACAACgaggaggatgaagaggaggacGCGGCCGAGGAAGGCTCCGATGAGCAGTACCGGCAGATCTGCAACATGTACACGATGTACAGCATGATGAATGTAGGGCAGGCAG cagcagcagccgcagaGAAGGTGGAAGCCCTGCCCGACCAGGTGGCCTCTGAGTCTCGCAACCGGATCCGGGTGCGGCAAGATCTGGCGTCGCTACCGGCCGAGCTCATCAACCAGATCGGGAACCGGTGTCACCCCAAGCTGTACGACGAGGGCGACCCTGCTGAGAAGCTGGAGCTCGTGACAG GCACGAACGTGTACATCACCCGGGCGCAGCTGATGAACTGCCATGTCAGCGCGGGGACGCGGCACAAAGTGCTTCTGAGACGGCTTCTGGCCTCCTTTTTCGATCG GAACACTCTGGCAAACAGCTGTGGCACCGGCATCCGCTCGTCCACCAACGACCCCAGCCGGAAGCCGCTAGACAGCAGGGTCCTGCATGCCGTGAAGT TCTACTGCCAGAACTTCGCCCCCAACTTCAAAGAGAGCGAGATGAACGCCATCGCCGCCGACATGTGCACGAATGCCCGGCGCGTGGTCCGTAAGAGCTGGATCCCCAAACTGAAGCTGCTGATGGCAGAAGGGGACACCTACACCACGTTCATCAACGACACTGGGAAGATGGAGCCGGACATCATGGGAGTGGAGCACAACTTTGAGACAGGCAGTCACGACGGGGATGCAGGGACCTCGGCCGAGAGCCTCCAGTAA